A region of Arabidopsis thaliana chromosome 5, partial sequence DNA encodes the following proteins:
- the PDE340 gene encoding P-loop containing nucleoside triphosphate hydrolases superfamily protein (P-loop containing nucleoside triphosphate hydrolases superfamily protein; FUNCTIONS IN: helicase activity, nucleic acid binding, ATP binding, ATP-dependent helicase activity; LOCATED IN: chloroplast; EXPRESSED IN: 25 plant structures; EXPRESSED DURING: 15 growth stages; CONTAINS InterPro DOMAIN/s: RNA helicase, DEAD-box type, Q motif (InterPro:IPR014014), DNA/RNA helicase, DEAD/DEAH box type, N-terminal (InterPro:IPR011545), DEAD-like helicase, N-terminal (InterPro:IPR014001), DNA/RNA helicase, C-terminal (InterPro:IPR001650), Helicase, superfamily 1/2, ATP-binding domain (InterPro:IPR014021); BEST Arabidopsis thaliana protein match is: DEA(D/H)-box RNA helicase family protein (TAIR:AT5G08620.1); Has 49840 Blast hits to 44437 proteins in 3094 species: Archae - 842; Bacteria - 25196; Metazoa - 7587; Fungi - 5309; Plants - 2787; Viruses - 50; Other Eukaryotes - 8069 (source: NCBI BLink).), translated as MSSKFPLGVRFITHSLPCTRLASMNSGALIYSFRSVPVLSKAFPFRLKYIGLGSRVNFSTRPERSQPEFARRSGAGGEIRASKSLIEDEAELSDWVSDLRTSSLRGKFTSDEDNADPEVVRRNVDRDTSRGPRRGREGQSDRFGGAKRGKEGEMDRFGSPNRRRTSGEPADSFGNKRLGDREGSRNGRVQGKSSESSFRGRSDRNVDSGSSFRGRSDKNVDSGSSFRGRNDRNVDSGSSFRGRSDRNVDSGSSFRGRSDRNVDSGSSFRGRNDRNVDSGSSFRGRNDRNVESGFRREPGSENNRGLGKQTRGLSLEEEDSSDDDENRVGLGNIDDLPSEDSSDEDDENDEPLIKKAASAKAVQTDKPTGEHVKTSDSYLSKTRFDQFPLSPLSLKAIKDAGFETMTVVQEATLPIILQGKDVLAKAKTGTGKTVAFLLPAIEAVIKSPPASRDSRQPPIIVLVVCPTRELASQAAAEANTLLKYHPSIGVQVVIGGTKLPTEQRRMQTNPCQILVATPGRLKDHIENTSGFATRLMGVKVLVLDEADHLLDMGFRRDIERIIAAVPKQRQTFLFSATVPEEVRQICHVALKRDHEFINCVQEGSGETHQKVTQMYMIASLDRHFSLLHVLLKEHIADNVDYKVIIFCTTAMVTRLVADLLSQLSLNVREIHSRKPQSYRTRVSDEFRKSKAIILVTSDVSARGVDYPDVSLVVQMGLPSDREQYIHRLGRTGRKGKEGEGVLLLAPWEEYFMSSVKDLPITKSPLPPIDPEAVKRVQKGLSQVEMKNKEAAYQAWLGYYKSQKMIARDTTRLVELANEFSRSMGLDSPPAIPKNVLGKMGLKNVPGLRTK; from the exons ATGTCCTCGAAGTTCCCTCTCGGTGTACGCTTCATCACTCATTCTCTTCCTTGTACTCGTCTCGCTTCCATGAATTCTGGCGCCCTTATCTATTCATTTCGTTCCGTTCCTGTTCTATCCAAAGCCTTTCCTTTTAGGTTAAAGTACATTGGATTAGGTTCCCGGGTCAACTTTTCAACCCGACCAGAGAGATCTCAACCCGAATTCGCGCGGCGAAGTGGAGCTGGAGGAGAGATTCGCGCGTCCAAGAGCTTGATTGAGGATGAGGCAGAGCTTAGTGATTGGGTGAGCGATTTGAGGACTAGTTCGTTGCGCGGGAAGTTCACGAGCGACGAAGATAACGCGGATCCAGAGGTGGTTCGTAGAAACGTAGACAGGGACACCAGTAGGGGTCCAAGGAGAGGAAGGGAAGGCCAATCTGATAGGTTCGGTGGTGCGAAAAGGGGAAAGGAAGGTGAAATGGATAGGTTTGGGAGTCCGAACAGGAGGAGAACCAGCGGCGAGCCTGCTGATTCGTTCGGGAACAAGCGGTTAGGTGATCGAGAAGGTTCAAGGAACGGTCGTGTTCAAGGAAAGAGTAGTGAGTCGTCTTTTCGTGGAAGGAGTGATAGAAATGTAGATTCAGGGTCGTCTTTTCGTGGAAGGAGTGACAAAAATGTTGACTCAGGGTCGTCTTTTCGTGGTAGGAATGATAGAAATGTAGATTCAGGGTCGTCTTTTCGTGGAAGGAGTGATAGAAATGTAGACTCAGGGTCGTCTTTTCGTGGAAGGAGTGATAGAAATGTAGACTCAGGGTCGTCTTTTCGTGGTAGGAATGATAGAAATGTAGACTCAGGGTCGTCTTTTCGTGGTAGGAATGATAGAAATGTAGAATCAGGGTTTAGGAGAGAGCCAGGTTCCGAAAACAACAGGGGCTTGGGGAAACAGACAAGAGGCTTAAGCCtggaagaggaagatagtAGTGACGATGACGAGAACAGGGTTGGATTGGGAAACATCGATGATTTGCCTAGTGAAGATAGTagtgatgaggatgatgaaaatgatgagCCTCTTATTAAGAAAGCGGCTTCTGCTAAGGCTGTTCAGACTGATAAGCCAACTGGTGAACATGTCAAAACTTCAGATTCTTACTTGTCTAAGACAAG ATTTGATCAATTCCCACTCTCTCCCTTATCGCTAAAAGCCATCAAGGATGCGGGATTTGAGACAATGACTGTTGTGCAGGAGGCTACTCTTCCTATCATTCTCCAAG GTAAAGATGTCCTAGCCAAGGCCAAAACAGGCACTGGTAAAACCGTTGCATTTTTG CTTCCAGCAATTGAAGCTGTTATCAAATCTCCTCCTGCAAGCCGGGATAGTAGGCAACCCCCAATTATTGTGCTTGTGGTATGTCCTACTCGGGAACTTGCCAGTCAAGCTGCGGCAGAGGCAAATACCTTACTGAAGTATCACCCCTCTATTGGTGTTCAAGTTGTGATTGGAGGCACAAAGCTTCCTACAGAGCAAAGGCGTATGCAAACGAATCCTTGCCAG ATCCTTGTGGCTACACCTGGAAGGCTCAAAGACCATATTGAAAACACTTCTGGATTCGCAACAAGATTGATGGGTGTGAAAGTCCTTGTGCTTGACGAAGCTGATCATCTCTTGGACATGGGTTTCCGAAGGGACATTGAGAGGATAATTGCCGCTGTTCCTAAGCAGAgacaaacatttttattttctgccACCGTACCTGAAGAG GTCCGCCAAATATGCCATGTTGCTCTGAAACGGGATCATGAGTTCATCAATTGTGTCCAAGAGGGCTCTGGGGAGACACATCAAAAG GTCACACAAATGTACATGATTGCATCACTGGATAGACATTTTTCGCTTCTACATGTGCTTCTTAAAGAACACATCGCAGATAATGTGGACTATAAG GTTATCATTTTCTGTACAACTGCTATGGTGACAAGATTGGTGGCTGATCTGCTTAGTCAGCTAAGCCTGAACGTCAGAGAGATCCATTCTAGAAAACCGCAGAGTTACAGAACCAGAGTTTCTGATGAGTTCCGCAAGTCCAAGGCTATTATCCTAGTCACATCTGATGTATCTGCTCGTGGTGTGGATTACCCTGATGTGTCATTGGTCGTACAG ATGGGATTGCCATCAGACAGGGAGCAGTATATACATAGACTTGGCAGAACCGGGCGGAAAGGGAAGGAAGGGGAAGGAGTCTTATTGTTGGCACCATGGGAAGAGTACTTTATGTCATCTGTTAAAGACTTGCCCATCACCAAGTCTCCACTACCGCCAATAGACCCAGAGGCTGTGAAAAGG GTGCAGAAAGGGCTGAGCCAAGTGGAAATGAAGAACAAGGAGGCGGCGTATCAGGCGTGGTTGGGTTACTACAAATCTCAGAAGATGATTGCAAGAGACACGACCAGACTGGTGGAGCTGGCCAATGAGTTTAGCCGCAGCATGGGACTTGACAGCCCACCAGCTATCCCCAAAAATGTTCTTGGCAAGATGGGTCTCAAAAACGTTCCTGGTCTTAGAACCAagtag
- the STRS2 gene encoding DEA(D/H)-box RNA helicase family protein (STRESS RESPONSE SUPPRESSOR 2 (STRS2); CONTAINS InterPro DOMAIN/s: RNA helicase, DEAD-box type, Q motif (InterPro:IPR014014), DNA/RNA helicase, DEAD/DEAH box type, N-terminal (InterPro:IPR011545), DEAD-like helicase, N-terminal (InterPro:IPR014001), DNA/RNA helicase, C-terminal (InterPro:IPR001650), Helicase, superfamily 1/2, ATP-binding domain (InterPro:IPR014021); BEST Arabidopsis thaliana protein match is: P-loop containing nucleoside triphosphate hydrolases superfamily protein (TAIR:AT5G08610.1); Has 41509 Blast hits to 40723 proteins in 3007 species: Archae - 766; Bacteria - 20755; Metazoa - 6012; Fungi - 4615; Plants - 2552; Viruses - 14; Other Eukaryotes - 6795 (source: NCBI BLink).), with translation MNSDGPKSGKKRREIRAKLVKKLTSDEDGSGKLVKDNNKSLKRGREGKSDVDEPLIKKPASTTPLVTQIAKTSDSYLSKTRFDQFPLSPLTLKGIEDAGFKTMTVVQEATLPLILQGKDILAKAKTGTGKTVAFLLPSIEAVIKAPPASRDNRHPPIIVLVVCPTRELACQAAAEANILLKYHPSIGVQVVIGGTKLPTEQRRLQKSPCQILVATPGRLKDHIDNTSGFATRLMGVKVLVLDEADHLLDMGFRREIERIIAAVPKQRQTFLFSATVSDEVRQICHVALKRDHEFVNCVQEGAGETHQKVSQMYMIASLDRHFSLLYGLLKKHITDNVGYKVIIFCTTAMVTRLVADLLGKLSLNVREIHSRKPQSYRTRVSDEFRKSKSIILVTSDVSARGVDYPDVSLVVQMGLPSDREQYIHRLGRTGRKGKEGEGVLLLAPWEEYFLSSVKDLPITKSSLPPIDHEAVKKVQKGLIQVEMTNKEAAYQAWLGYYKSQKKIARDTTRLVELANEFSRSMGLSIPPAIPVNILGKMGLKNVPGIRVAPGFDKKPAKRNYRSR, from the exons ATGAATTCCGATGGACCCAAATCCGGTAAGAAGAGACGAGAGATTCGTGCTAAACTTGTGAAGAAGTTGACGAGTGACGAAGATGGCTCGGGAAAGCTAGTCAAGGACAACAATAAGAGTCTAAAGAGGGGAAGAGAAGGCAAATCTGATGTTGATGAGCCTCTTATTAAGAAACCAGCTTCTACTACGCCTCTAGTGACTCAAATTGCTAAAACTTCAGATTCTTATTTGTCAAAGACAAG ATTTGATCAGTTCCCACTGTCTCCCTTAACGTTAAAAGGAATTGAGGATGCTGGATTTAAGACAATGACTGTTGTTCAGGAGGCTACTCTTCCTCTCATTCTCCAAG GTAAAGATATCCTTGCGAAGGCCAAAACAGGCACTGGGAAAACAGTTGCATTTTTG CTTCCATCAATTGAAGCTGTTATCAAAGCTCCTCCTGCAAGCCGTGATAATAGGCATCCCCCAATTATTGTGCTTGTGGTATGTCCTACTCGGGAACTTGCTTGTCAAGCTGCTGCAGAAGCAAACATCTTGCTCAAGTATCACCCATCTATTGGTGTTCAAGTTGTGATTGGAGGCACTAAGCTTCCTACGGAGCAAAGGCGCTTGCAAAAGAGTCCTTGCCAg ATTCTCGTGGCTACACCCGGAAGGCTCAAAGACCATATCGACAACACTTCTGGATTTGCAACAAGGTTGATGGGTGTGAAAGTCCTTGTGCTTGATGAAGCTGATCATCTCTTGGACATGGGTTTCCGAAGGGAAATTGAGAGGATAATTGCTGCTGTTCCTAAGCAGAgacaaacatttttattttccgcCACAGTATCTGATGAG GTCCGCCAAATATGCCATGTTGCTCTGAAACGGGATCATGAATTCGTCAACTGTGTTCAAGAGGGTGCTGGGGAGACGCATCAAAAG GTTTCACAAATGTACATGATTGCATCATTAGATAGACATTTCTCGCTTCTATATGGTCTTCTGAAAAAACACATCACAGATAATGTGGGCTATAAG GTTATTATTTTCTGTACAACTGCTATGGTTACAAGATTGGTGGCTGATCTGCTTGGTAAGCTAAGCCTTAACGTCAGAGAGATCCATTCTAGAAAACCGCAGAGTTACAGAACCAGAGTTTCTGATGAGTTCCGCAAGTCCAAGAGTATTATCCTTGTGACATCTGATGTATCTGCTCGTGGTGTTGATTACCCTGATGTGTCCTTAGTCGTACAG ATGGGATTGCCATCAGACAGGGaacaatatatacatagaCTTGGCAGAACTGGGCGGAAAGGTAAGGAAGGAGAAGGTGTACTATTGTTGGCACCGTGGGAAGAGTACTTTCTATCTTCTGTTAAGGACTTGCCCATCACAAAGTCTTCTTTACCGCCAATAGACCATGAGGCTGTGAAAAAG GTGCAGAAAGGGCTTATCCAAGTGGAAATGACGAACAAGGAGGCGGCATATCAGGCATGGTTGGGTTACTACAAATCGCAGAAGAAGATTGCTAGAGACACGACCAGACTGGTGGAGTTAGCTAATGAGTTTAGCCGCAGTATGGGACTTAGCATCCCTCCGGCTATCCCTGTAAATATTCTTGGCAAGATGGGTCTCAAAAACGTTCCTGGTATTAGAGTCGCTCCAGGTTTTGACAAGAAACCTGCAAAGAGAAATTATCGTTCCCGCTag
- a CDS encoding DDT domain-containing protein: protein MPLLKKKSHKLLEPPKNLEPQELVYQVRLTNEIFRDYQLYLKRLNLYRNRVWTCKSTGKTSLSYEEALDSEKLAGKKVQTLPRELVAPALRIIQFSTLSLKDLADKIATELQDCFFPGAELYGERDGELHPCKILRIVSDGDSKPQYEVGFLDKNKEVDDNTVLFGEDLSWKKFPFSRNFLKSFIRDSTCHSIPWVVNDYLAKAHEITRKIPKELQNKYVFQNGELVQQRKQEDKTGRENRKRKRAENGKHVAEETDREVNGSEEEAINYPIEDLLLPPDPDVTQRPSPSRDFSVPMDCVGDLLMVWDFCTSFGRQLHLWRFSLEDFENAVCHKESNLVLIMEVHASLFRFLINERGDSFKALQRRSRKSKITLITWAEYLCDFLESVNTPDLCFDVGTIKRGHYGLLDPNVKLKILRELVNHITETGMFKGEIDELVEQRHALGAARREEALAEARQIREEKERSKTGEEANGVLDNNRLEKKKNSAQVLESSEDSKKNESTAGGSKMENGSVSSENIEKSEKRLIGNVYLRKHKRQMTDTKIEPKEEEEDEKAEEDEEEKGFSVKKQEVKSASEDEKGTFERRGPEQRRQYYEREMEKIVIRTNPLGKDRDYNRYWWFRSNGRIFVENSDSEEWGYYTAKEELDALMGSLNRKGERELSLYTQLEIFYDRICSTLQKRTKDIAHNIEMEEAVVRRSTRVRAPLHENPASAFLRYVNKWKED, encoded by the exons ATGCCTCTACTAAAAAAGAAGTCACATAAACTACTGGAGCCCCCAAAGAACTTGGAGCCTCAAGAACTTGTCTATCAAGTTCGTCTAACAAATGAGATCTTTCGAGATTATCA ATTGTACTTGAAGAGGTTAAATCTGTATCGCAACCGAGTTTGGACTTGTAAGTCTACTGGTAAAACTAGCTTGAGCTACGAGGAGGCCTTAGATTCAGAAAAACTGGCAGGCAAGAAGGTTCAAACTCTGCCCAGAGAGCTAGTTGCACCTGCTTTACGCATCATCCAATTCA GTACGCTTTCATTGAAAGATCTTGCTGACAAAATAGCGACAGAGTTGCAAGATTGCTTTTTCCCTGGCGCAGAGTTGTATGGGGAAAGGGATGGGGAACTGCATCCTTGCAAAATCTTGAGGATAGTATCAGATGGGGATAGTAAACCTCAGTATGAGGTAGGCTTCCTTGACAAAAACAAGGAAGTAGATGATAACACAGTGCTCTTTGGGGAGGATCTGTCATGGAAGAAGTTTCCATTTAGTAGAAATTTTCTGAAGTCCTTCATTCGAGATTCCACATGCCACAGTATACCTTGGGTAGTAAATGATTACCTGGCTAAAGCACATGAAATCACGAGAAAGATTCCCAAGGAACTTCAGAACAAATATGTCTTTCAGAATGGAGAACTGGTTCAACAAAGGAAGCAG GAAGATAAAACCGGAAgggaaaatagaaaaagaaagagagcaGAAAATGGTAAACATGTTGCAGAGGAGACAGATAGAG AGGTTAATGGGTCTGAGGAAGAGGCTATCAATTACCCAATCGAAGATTTACTTTTGCCACCTGATCCTGATGTCACTCAGCGTCCTTCTCCTTCCCGGGATTTTAGTGTTCCTATGGATTGTGTTGGGGATCTTCTTATGGTCTGGGACTTTTGTACCTCATTTGGTAGGCAGCTGCATCTATGGCGATTTTCTCTTGAAGACTTTGAAAATGCTGTCTGCCACAAGGAGAGTAATTTGGTTCTTATCATGGAAGTGCATGCCTCTCTTTTTCGGTTCCTCATCAATGAACGTGGTGATAGTTTCAAAGCTTTACAGAGAAGGAGTCGCAAGTCGAAG ATAACATTGATCACGTGGGCAGAGTATCTTTGTGATTTCCTGGAATCAGTCAACACTCCTGATTTGTGCTTCGATGTTGGAACGATCAAACGTGGACATTATGGTCTCTTGGACCCAAatgtaaaattgaaaatcttaAGGGAATTAGTGAACCATATAACCGAAACAGGTATGTTCAAGGGGGAAATAGATGAGCTTGTTGAACAACGGCATGCCCTTGGAGCTgctagaagagaagaagcattgGCGGAGGCCCGACAGATAAGAGAGGAGAAAGAACGGTCCAAAACTGGTGAGGAAGCTAATGGAGTTTTAGACAATAATAggttggagaaaaagaaaaatagcgCACAAGTATTAGAAAGCAGTGAAGACAGCAAAAAGAATGAGAGCACTGCAGGGGGAAGCAAGATGGAGAATGGGTCTGTTTCTTCggaaaacattgaaaaatcagagaaaag GCTTATAGGGAATGTCTATCTGAGAAAGCACAAAAGGCAGATGACGGATACAAAAATCGAACcaaaagaggaggaggaggatgagaaAGCAGAGGAGGACGAAGAGGAGAAAGGATTTTCAGTGAAGAAGCAGGAGGTAAAATCTGCAAGCGAAGATGAGAAAGGAACTTTTGAAAGGAGGGGGCCCGAACAGAGG AGGCAATATTATGAGCGGGAGATGGAGAAAATAGTCATACGTACAAACCCCTTGGGTAAAGATCGGGACTACAACAGGTACTGGTGGTTCCGAAGCAATGGGAGAATATTTGTTGAGAATTCTGATTCCGAAGAATGGGGCTATTATACCGCCAAGGAAGAG CTGGATGCATTGATGGGGTCACTAAACCGTAAAGGAGAGAGGGAACTGTCATTATATACACAACTAGAGATATTCTATGACAGAATATG CTCTACACTACAAAAGAGGACGAAGGACATTGCTCACAACAtagaaatggaagaagcagTGGTTAGGAGATCTACCCGTGTAAGAGCTCCACTACATGAAAATCCAGCTAGTGCCTTCTTGAGATATGTTAACAAGTGGAAAGAGGACTAA
- the FLS1 gene encoding flavonol synthase 1 (flavonol synthase 1 (FLS1); CONTAINS InterPro DOMAIN/s: Oxoglutarate/iron-dependent oxygenase (InterPro:IPR005123); BEST Arabidopsis thaliana protein match is: flavonol synthase 3 (TAIR:AT5G63590.1).): protein MEVERVQDISSSSLLTEAIPLEFIRSEKEQPAITTFRGPTPAIPVVDLSDPDEESVRRAVVKASEEWGLFQVVNHGIPTELIRRLQDVGRKFFELPSSEKESVAKPEDSKDIEGYGTKLQKDPEGKKAWVDHLFHRIWPPSCVNYRFWPKNPPEYREVNEEYAVHVKKLSETLLGILSDGLGLKRDALKEGLGGEMAEYMMKINYYPPCPRPDLALGVPAHTDLSGITLLVPNEVPGLQVFKDDHWFDAEYIPSAVIVHIGDQILRLSNGRYKNVLHRTTVDKEKTRMSWPVFLEPPREKIVGPLPELTGDDNPPKFKPFAFKDYSYRKLNKLPLD, encoded by the exons atggagGTCGAAAGAGTCCAAGacatttcatcttcttctctactaaCAGAAGCAATCCCGTTGGAGTTCATCAGATCAGAGAAAGAACAACCAGCGATCACAACATTCCGAGGTCCAACGCCGGCGATTCCCGTCGTCGATCTAAGCGATCCCGACGAAGAAAGCGTGAGGCGCGCGGTGGTGAAAGCGAGTGAAGAATGGGGGCTATTCCAAGTGGTTAACCACGGGATTCCGACGGAGCTGATACGACGTTTACAAGACGTCGGAAGAAAATTCTTCGAGCTTCCTTCGTCGGAGAAAGAATCCGTCGCTAAACCGGAAGATTCGAAAGACATTGAAGGATACGGAACAAAGCTTCAGAAAGATCCAGAAGGTAAAAAAGCTTGGGTCGATCATCTCTTCCATCGAATCTGGCCACCGTCATGCGTCAATTACAGATTCTGGCCTAAGAATCCACCTGAATACAG GGAGGTGAATGAAGAGTATGCAGTGCATGTGAAGAAGCTATCGGAGACGTTATTAGGGATTCTCTCGGATGGATTAGGGTTAAAGCGTGATGCGTTGAAAGAAGGTCTCGGCGGAGAGATGGCGGAGTATATGATGAAGATTAACTATTATCCGCCGTGTCCTCGGCCGGATTTAGCTTTAGGTGTACCGGCTCATACAGATCTCAGTGGAATCACTCTTCTTGTTCCTAACGAAGTTCCTGGACTTCAAGTTTTCAAAGATGATCACTGGTTCGATGCAGAGTATATTCCCTCCGCCGTCATTGTTCACATCGGCGATCAGATTCTG AGGTTGAGTAATGGGAGGTATAAAAATGTGTTGCATAGGACGACGGTGGATAAAGAGAAGACGAGGATGTCGTGGCCGGTTTTCTTGGAGCCTCCCCGTGAAAAGATTGTTGGACCTTTACCGGAACTAACCGGAGATGATAATCCTCCAAAGTTTAAACCGTTTGCTTTCAAGGATTACAGTTACCGCAAGCTCAATAAACTTCCTCTGGATTGA